The proteins below are encoded in one region of Oncorhynchus tshawytscha isolate Ot180627B linkage group LG04, Otsh_v2.0, whole genome shotgun sequence:
- the LOC121846348 gene encoding low-density lipoprotein receptor-related protein 2-like isoform X2 — MAFCLLLCIAILEITVLSAAAQTPLNCNLGTKPCKDGSECVLHQHVCDGEADCRDGSDEEDCTVACSNGQFLCAHGKKCIDQRQVCDGVAQCQDRSDELDCLNSMEGCVHHCDNKTRCLPDTFLCDGERDCLDGTDEANCDSTDYLKSHHNVAEDSNNGNATMSAPAPLKCPFGTKPCRDRIECVLYNHVCDGEADCKDGSDEEECILECERGQFQCAHGKKCIDQRQVCDGVAQCQDRSDELDCLKPMEGCVHHCDKTRCLPDTFLCDGERDCLDGTDEANCADESCNSGEFRCTSGQCLSVSMRCDGHPDCQDRSDEESCTEPPQCTTKLRCPQSQECLLEEWVCDREQDCKDGSDEKNCTMVQLKCGDFQWACTSKSQCVPKAWRCDGTKDCADESDEAGCGQVATCPSHQFQCGSTWECLDTALVCNTVRNCANGSDEGGNCQAKCPDKTQCAHNCYSTPHGTRCGCKAGYRLQEDTVSCVDIDECEGGRPGVCSHLCVNTQGSFQCHCYPGYLLESDGRRCKITGEPYLLASVQTELFLFGLRSSSLDVLVSSAKKAILSLDYDWRDQKVFWVSLDSESIKWSSLDQKKRGTLVKGIKSDCIAVDWVGRNLYWIDGIGGGRIIAVGLNSTIINSMDLTVILDEDFEQPLSLALLPQKGIMFWSEIGNEVKIERAGMDGSERRVVVSHSLSWPGGLAVDTLGERIYWTDEKLRCIGSANLDGGDIELLQMMETTNPFSVTVYNDLIYWSDTRRRTIQRAHKITGKNRKVLLKRPGQPFGLKIIHPLLQTSNERPCENLRCSHLCVLGPGPKGVCKCPSGLLLAEDGLTCSNLVNSAFLLVLSPTVVTQIYLQTMHSAVDLKSWPEHLALPLPNVNEAAMLDYTLQDQTLYLADSGQSSVVLFKLKETGLVPRGQFLQLKGDTVTALALDWITLSVYWSSTKQPRLQVTSSSGEHTAVLIQDIGSLESIALHPLSGRLCFTNLAKQGEGAQVECAHMDGVKRAPVWKDAFQPTSLTFSNKGNEIYWADIGYGVIGSVRVDGTGYKEFKTGDGLTAFALSNGMLLWVTDSDTTKVWYRDDPLTKKLWFEVNTEIVSLKAYSKSSQMGSNLCSDGNGDCSHLCLALPGGRTCRCAHDHYPVNVTYCAPDQHCPAGSRPCLDGHTCFPLEKFCDGHPDCSDTSDENCVHLKGKSVKAKAPNQLPSPSFPIPADPGSTSLDNSWLVRNLEAQQCSEKHCNGNGECVETNGGISCTCGLGYSGDSCQNQLTKTMQGPLIYGAIGLCAAIVVISVLAAVVKRKTANTRRANPVAKQTSMIELEKGEGCEGASPNSDFAEEVVSVD, encoded by the exons ATGGCTTTCTGTTTGCTTCTGTGTATAGCAATTTTGGAAATCACAG TATTGAGTGCAGCAGCGCAGACCCCGTTGAACTGCAACCTGGGCACCAAACCTTGCAAGGATGGATCTGAGTGTGTACTCCACCAACATGTGTGCGACGGAGAAGCCGACTGTAGGGATGGTTCTGATGAGGAGGACTGCACTGTCGCATGCAGTAATG GGCAGTTTCTGTGTGCCCATGGGAAGAAATGCATTGACCAGCGGCAGGTGTGTGACGGTGTGGCCCAGTGTCAGGACCGCTCTGATGAGTTGGACTGCCTGAattccatggagggctgtgttCACCACTGTGACAACAAGACCCGCTGCCTCCCAGACACCTTCctctgtgatggagagagggactgcCTGGATGGCACTGACGAAGCCAACTGCG ACTCTACTGATTATCTTAAAAGTCATCACAATGTTGCTGAGGATAGCAACAATGGGAATGCCACAATGTCTGCACCAGCACCCCTCAAGTGCCCTTTTGGCACTAAACCATGCCGGGACAGGATTGAGTGTGTTCTTTACAACCATGTGTGCGATGGAGAGGCGGACTGTAAGGATGGCTCGGATGAGGAAGAGTGTATATTAGAATGTGAACGTG GCCAGTTTCAGTGTGCACATGGGAAGAAATGCATTGACCAGAGGCAGGTGTGTGACGGTGTGGCCCAGTGTCAGGACCGCTCTGATGAGTTGGACTGCCTGAAGCCCATGGAGGGCTGTGTTCACCACTGTGACAAGACCCGCTGCCTCCCAGACACCTTCCTCTGTGACGGCGAGAGGGACTGCCTGGATGGCACTGATGAGGCCAACTGTG CTGATGAGAGCTGCAATAGTGGGGAGTTCCGTTGCACCAGTGGACAGTGTTTATCCGTAAGCATGCGCTGTGACGGGCATCCTGACTGTCAGGATCGCTCTGACGAGGAGAGCTGCACCGAGCCCCCCCAGTGCACCACCAAGCTCCGGTGCCCACAAAGCCAGGAGTGCCTGCTGGAGGAGTGGGTCTGTGATAGGGAGCAGGACTGTAAAGATGGCTCTGATGAAAAG AATTGCACGATGGTCCAATTGAAGTGTGGCGATTTCCAGTGGGCCTGTACATCTAAGAGCCAGTGTGTTCCCAAAGCATGGAGATGTGATGGAACAAAGGACTGCGCTGATGAAAGTGATGAGGCAGGAT GTGGTCAGGTAGCAACATGCCCCTCTCACCAGTTCCAGTGTGGCAGTACGTGGGAGTGTTTGGACACAGCCCTGGTGTGTAACACGGTCAGAAACTGTGCTAATGGTTCTGACGAGGGTGGCAACTGCCAAGCAAAGTGTCCAGACAAAACCCAATGTGCCCATAACTGTTACAGCACACCACATGGAACG AGGTGTGGCTGTAAGGCTGGTTACCGACTCCAAGAGGACACAGTGTCCTGTGTTGATATTGATGAGTGTGAAGGCGGTAGACCAGGTGTTTGCAGCCACCTATGCGTCAACACCCAGGGCTCCTTCCAGTGTCATTGCTACCCTGGTTACCTGCTGGAATCTGATGGTCGCCGCTGCAAGATCACAG GTGAGCCCTACCTACTGGCCTCTGTGCAGACTGAGCTGTTCCTGTTTGGGCTGAgaagcagcagtctggatgtcctGGTGTCCTCTGCTAAGAAAGCCATCCTGTCCCTGGACTATGACTGGAGGGATCAGAAAGTGTTCTGGGTCAGCCTGGATTCAGAGAGCATCAAATGGTCCTCTCTAGACCAGAAAAAGAGAGGAACTCTTGTCAAAG GCATCAAATCTGATTGCATTGCTGTTGACTGGGTAGGGAGAAACCTGTACTGGATTGATGGCATTGGAGGTGGTCGGATTATTGCTGTTGGATTAAACTCAACCATCATAAACTCTATGGATCTCACAGTCATCCTCGATGAGGACTtcgaacaacctctctctctggcacTCCTGCCACAGAAGGG GATCATGTTCTGGTCGGAGATTGGTAACGAGGTGAAGATTGAGCGGGCGGGAATGGACGGGTCTGAGAGGAGAGTAGTGGTCAGTCACAGCCTCAGCTGGCCAGGCGGTCTGGCTGTGGACACACTAGGGGAGAGGATCTACTGGACGGACGAGAAGCTCCGGTGCATCGGCTCAGCCAACCTGGATGGCGGGGACATTGAG CTTCTGCAGATGATGGAGACCACCAACCCGTTCTCTGTCACAGTTTACAATGACCTGATCTACTGGTCAGACACTAGGAGGAGAACTATTCAAAGGGCTCATAAAATCACTGGAAAGAACCGCAAAGTTCTACTCAAACGACCTGGACAACCTTTTGGACTGAAA ATCATTCATCCACTTCTGCAGACAAGCAATGAGCGTCCCTGTGAGAACCTTCGTTGCTCTCACCTGTGTGTGCTGGGCCCAGGCCCCAAAGGGGTCTGCAAGTGTCCCTCTGGTCTGCTCCTAGCTGAGGATGGCCTCACCTGCTCCAACCTGGTCAACTCTGCCTTCCTCTTGGTGCTCTCGCCAACTGTTGTCACACAG atcTACCTGCAGACCATGCACAGTGCTGTGGATCTGAAAAGCTGGCCGGAGCACCTCGCCCTACCTCTCCCCAATGTCAATGAGGCAGCGATGTTGGATTACACCCTGCAAGATCAGACTCTGTACCTAGCTGACTCTGGCCAATCGTCTGTAGTCCTCTTCAAGCTGAAGGAGACCGGCTTGGTGCCTCGCGGCCAGTTCCTGCAACTCAAAGGGGACACAGTTACAGCCCTGGCTCTAGACTGGATAACCCTCAGCGTATACTGGAGTAGCACCAAGCAGCCACGGCTGCAGGTCACCTCTTCCAGTGGGGAACACACTGCTGTGTTAATTCAGGATATTGGAAGTCTGGAGTCCATAGCGCTTCACCCACTCAGTGGAAGACTCTGTTTTACCAACCTGGCCAAGCAGGGGGAAGGTGCTCAGGTGGAGTGTGCTCACATGGATGGGGTGAAGCGCGCTCCGGTGTGGAAGGATGCTTTTCAGCCCACCTCCCTGACTTTCTCCAACAAGGGCAATGAGATCTACTGGGCTGACATTG GTTATGGGGTGATCGGCTCTGTCAGAGTTGATGGTACTGGATACAAGGAGTTTAAGACTGGGGATGGCCTGACTGCATTTGCACTCAGCAACGGCATGCTCCTCTGGGTGACAGACAGTG ACACAACCAAAGTTTGGTATAGAGATGATCCATTGACTAAGAAGCTTTGGTTTGAGGTAAACACTGAAATTGTCAGTTTGAAGGCGTACAGCAAGTCCAGCCAGATGG GCTCCAACCTCTGCTCAGATGGGAATGGAGACTGCAGTCACTTGTGTTTGGCTCTTCCTGGTGGTAGAACCTGTAGGTGTGCCCATGACCATTACCCAGTCAATGTCACATACTGCGCCCCAGACCAGCACTGCCCAGCTGGAAGTAGACCCTGTCTGGATGGGCACACATGCTTCCCCCTGGAGAAGTTCTGTGACGGACATCCTGACTGCTCTGACACTTCAGATGAGAACT GTGTCCATCTCAAAGGGAAGTCTGTCAAGGCCAAAGCCCCAAACCAGCTTCCTAGTCCCAGCTTTCCTATACCTGCAGATCCTGGCTCCACCTCTCTGGACAACAGTTGGCTGGTGAGAAACCTGGAAGCCCAGCAGTGTAGTGAAAAGCACTGCAATGGGAATGGGGAGTGTGTGGAGACCAATGGGGGCATCTCCTGTACCTGTGGTTTAGGCTACAGTGGAGACTCCTGCCAAAACCAGCTCACCAAGACTATGCAAGGCCCACTCATCTATGGGGCCATTGGCCTCTGTGCTGCAATTGTTGTTATCAGTGTCCTCGCTGCGGTGGTTAAGAGGAAGACTGCAAACACAAG GAGAGCCAACCCTGTGGCAAAGCAGACTAGTATGATTGAGCTGGAGAAGGGTGAAGGTTGTGAAGGAGCTTCACCTAACAGTGACTTTGCAGAG GAAGTGGTGTCTGTGGATTAA
- the LOC121846348 gene encoding low-density lipoprotein receptor-related protein 2-like isoform X1 encodes MAFCLLLCIAILEITVLSAAAQTPLNCNLGTKPCKDGSECVLHQHVCDGEADCRDGSDEEDCTVACSNGQFLCAHGKKCIDQRQVCDGVAQCQDRSDELDCLNSMEGCVHHCDNKTRCLPDTFLCDGERDCLDGTDEANCDSDSTDYLKSHHNVAEDSNNGNATMSAPAPLKCPFGTKPCRDRIECVLYNHVCDGEADCKDGSDEEECILECERGQFQCAHGKKCIDQRQVCDGVAQCQDRSDELDCLKPMEGCVHHCDKTRCLPDTFLCDGERDCLDGTDEANCADESCNSGEFRCTSGQCLSVSMRCDGHPDCQDRSDEESCTEPPQCTTKLRCPQSQECLLEEWVCDREQDCKDGSDEKNCTMVQLKCGDFQWACTSKSQCVPKAWRCDGTKDCADESDEAGCGQVATCPSHQFQCGSTWECLDTALVCNTVRNCANGSDEGGNCQAKCPDKTQCAHNCYSTPHGTRCGCKAGYRLQEDTVSCVDIDECEGGRPGVCSHLCVNTQGSFQCHCYPGYLLESDGRRCKITGEPYLLASVQTELFLFGLRSSSLDVLVSSAKKAILSLDYDWRDQKVFWVSLDSESIKWSSLDQKKRGTLVKGIKSDCIAVDWVGRNLYWIDGIGGGRIIAVGLNSTIINSMDLTVILDEDFEQPLSLALLPQKGIMFWSEIGNEVKIERAGMDGSERRVVVSHSLSWPGGLAVDTLGERIYWTDEKLRCIGSANLDGGDIELLQMMETTNPFSVTVYNDLIYWSDTRRRTIQRAHKITGKNRKVLLKRPGQPFGLKIIHPLLQTSNERPCENLRCSHLCVLGPGPKGVCKCPSGLLLAEDGLTCSNLVNSAFLLVLSPTVVTQIYLQTMHSAVDLKSWPEHLALPLPNVNEAAMLDYTLQDQTLYLADSGQSSVVLFKLKETGLVPRGQFLQLKGDTVTALALDWITLSVYWSSTKQPRLQVTSSSGEHTAVLIQDIGSLESIALHPLSGRLCFTNLAKQGEGAQVECAHMDGVKRAPVWKDAFQPTSLTFSNKGNEIYWADIGYGVIGSVRVDGTGYKEFKTGDGLTAFALSNGMLLWVTDSDTTKVWYRDDPLTKKLWFEVNTEIVSLKAYSKSSQMGSNLCSDGNGDCSHLCLALPGGRTCRCAHDHYPVNVTYCAPDQHCPAGSRPCLDGHTCFPLEKFCDGHPDCSDTSDENCVHLKGKSVKAKAPNQLPSPSFPIPADPGSTSLDNSWLVRNLEAQQCSEKHCNGNGECVETNGGISCTCGLGYSGDSCQNQLTKTMQGPLIYGAIGLCAAIVVISVLAAVVKRKTANTRRANPVAKQTSMIELEKGEGCEGASPNSDFAEEVVSVD; translated from the exons ATGGCTTTCTGTTTGCTTCTGTGTATAGCAATTTTGGAAATCACAG TATTGAGTGCAGCAGCGCAGACCCCGTTGAACTGCAACCTGGGCACCAAACCTTGCAAGGATGGATCTGAGTGTGTACTCCACCAACATGTGTGCGACGGAGAAGCCGACTGTAGGGATGGTTCTGATGAGGAGGACTGCACTGTCGCATGCAGTAATG GGCAGTTTCTGTGTGCCCATGGGAAGAAATGCATTGACCAGCGGCAGGTGTGTGACGGTGTGGCCCAGTGTCAGGACCGCTCTGATGAGTTGGACTGCCTGAattccatggagggctgtgttCACCACTGTGACAACAAGACCCGCTGCCTCCCAGACACCTTCctctgtgatggagagagggactgcCTGGATGGCACTGACGAAGCCAACTGCG ATTCAGACTCTACTGATTATCTTAAAAGTCATCACAATGTTGCTGAGGATAGCAACAATGGGAATGCCACAATGTCTGCACCAGCACCCCTCAAGTGCCCTTTTGGCACTAAACCATGCCGGGACAGGATTGAGTGTGTTCTTTACAACCATGTGTGCGATGGAGAGGCGGACTGTAAGGATGGCTCGGATGAGGAAGAGTGTATATTAGAATGTGAACGTG GCCAGTTTCAGTGTGCACATGGGAAGAAATGCATTGACCAGAGGCAGGTGTGTGACGGTGTGGCCCAGTGTCAGGACCGCTCTGATGAGTTGGACTGCCTGAAGCCCATGGAGGGCTGTGTTCACCACTGTGACAAGACCCGCTGCCTCCCAGACACCTTCCTCTGTGACGGCGAGAGGGACTGCCTGGATGGCACTGATGAGGCCAACTGTG CTGATGAGAGCTGCAATAGTGGGGAGTTCCGTTGCACCAGTGGACAGTGTTTATCCGTAAGCATGCGCTGTGACGGGCATCCTGACTGTCAGGATCGCTCTGACGAGGAGAGCTGCACCGAGCCCCCCCAGTGCACCACCAAGCTCCGGTGCCCACAAAGCCAGGAGTGCCTGCTGGAGGAGTGGGTCTGTGATAGGGAGCAGGACTGTAAAGATGGCTCTGATGAAAAG AATTGCACGATGGTCCAATTGAAGTGTGGCGATTTCCAGTGGGCCTGTACATCTAAGAGCCAGTGTGTTCCCAAAGCATGGAGATGTGATGGAACAAAGGACTGCGCTGATGAAAGTGATGAGGCAGGAT GTGGTCAGGTAGCAACATGCCCCTCTCACCAGTTCCAGTGTGGCAGTACGTGGGAGTGTTTGGACACAGCCCTGGTGTGTAACACGGTCAGAAACTGTGCTAATGGTTCTGACGAGGGTGGCAACTGCCAAGCAAAGTGTCCAGACAAAACCCAATGTGCCCATAACTGTTACAGCACACCACATGGAACG AGGTGTGGCTGTAAGGCTGGTTACCGACTCCAAGAGGACACAGTGTCCTGTGTTGATATTGATGAGTGTGAAGGCGGTAGACCAGGTGTTTGCAGCCACCTATGCGTCAACACCCAGGGCTCCTTCCAGTGTCATTGCTACCCTGGTTACCTGCTGGAATCTGATGGTCGCCGCTGCAAGATCACAG GTGAGCCCTACCTACTGGCCTCTGTGCAGACTGAGCTGTTCCTGTTTGGGCTGAgaagcagcagtctggatgtcctGGTGTCCTCTGCTAAGAAAGCCATCCTGTCCCTGGACTATGACTGGAGGGATCAGAAAGTGTTCTGGGTCAGCCTGGATTCAGAGAGCATCAAATGGTCCTCTCTAGACCAGAAAAAGAGAGGAACTCTTGTCAAAG GCATCAAATCTGATTGCATTGCTGTTGACTGGGTAGGGAGAAACCTGTACTGGATTGATGGCATTGGAGGTGGTCGGATTATTGCTGTTGGATTAAACTCAACCATCATAAACTCTATGGATCTCACAGTCATCCTCGATGAGGACTtcgaacaacctctctctctggcacTCCTGCCACAGAAGGG GATCATGTTCTGGTCGGAGATTGGTAACGAGGTGAAGATTGAGCGGGCGGGAATGGACGGGTCTGAGAGGAGAGTAGTGGTCAGTCACAGCCTCAGCTGGCCAGGCGGTCTGGCTGTGGACACACTAGGGGAGAGGATCTACTGGACGGACGAGAAGCTCCGGTGCATCGGCTCAGCCAACCTGGATGGCGGGGACATTGAG CTTCTGCAGATGATGGAGACCACCAACCCGTTCTCTGTCACAGTTTACAATGACCTGATCTACTGGTCAGACACTAGGAGGAGAACTATTCAAAGGGCTCATAAAATCACTGGAAAGAACCGCAAAGTTCTACTCAAACGACCTGGACAACCTTTTGGACTGAAA ATCATTCATCCACTTCTGCAGACAAGCAATGAGCGTCCCTGTGAGAACCTTCGTTGCTCTCACCTGTGTGTGCTGGGCCCAGGCCCCAAAGGGGTCTGCAAGTGTCCCTCTGGTCTGCTCCTAGCTGAGGATGGCCTCACCTGCTCCAACCTGGTCAACTCTGCCTTCCTCTTGGTGCTCTCGCCAACTGTTGTCACACAG atcTACCTGCAGACCATGCACAGTGCTGTGGATCTGAAAAGCTGGCCGGAGCACCTCGCCCTACCTCTCCCCAATGTCAATGAGGCAGCGATGTTGGATTACACCCTGCAAGATCAGACTCTGTACCTAGCTGACTCTGGCCAATCGTCTGTAGTCCTCTTCAAGCTGAAGGAGACCGGCTTGGTGCCTCGCGGCCAGTTCCTGCAACTCAAAGGGGACACAGTTACAGCCCTGGCTCTAGACTGGATAACCCTCAGCGTATACTGGAGTAGCACCAAGCAGCCACGGCTGCAGGTCACCTCTTCCAGTGGGGAACACACTGCTGTGTTAATTCAGGATATTGGAAGTCTGGAGTCCATAGCGCTTCACCCACTCAGTGGAAGACTCTGTTTTACCAACCTGGCCAAGCAGGGGGAAGGTGCTCAGGTGGAGTGTGCTCACATGGATGGGGTGAAGCGCGCTCCGGTGTGGAAGGATGCTTTTCAGCCCACCTCCCTGACTTTCTCCAACAAGGGCAATGAGATCTACTGGGCTGACATTG GTTATGGGGTGATCGGCTCTGTCAGAGTTGATGGTACTGGATACAAGGAGTTTAAGACTGGGGATGGCCTGACTGCATTTGCACTCAGCAACGGCATGCTCCTCTGGGTGACAGACAGTG ACACAACCAAAGTTTGGTATAGAGATGATCCATTGACTAAGAAGCTTTGGTTTGAGGTAAACACTGAAATTGTCAGTTTGAAGGCGTACAGCAAGTCCAGCCAGATGG GCTCCAACCTCTGCTCAGATGGGAATGGAGACTGCAGTCACTTGTGTTTGGCTCTTCCTGGTGGTAGAACCTGTAGGTGTGCCCATGACCATTACCCAGTCAATGTCACATACTGCGCCCCAGACCAGCACTGCCCAGCTGGAAGTAGACCCTGTCTGGATGGGCACACATGCTTCCCCCTGGAGAAGTTCTGTGACGGACATCCTGACTGCTCTGACACTTCAGATGAGAACT GTGTCCATCTCAAAGGGAAGTCTGTCAAGGCCAAAGCCCCAAACCAGCTTCCTAGTCCCAGCTTTCCTATACCTGCAGATCCTGGCTCCACCTCTCTGGACAACAGTTGGCTGGTGAGAAACCTGGAAGCCCAGCAGTGTAGTGAAAAGCACTGCAATGGGAATGGGGAGTGTGTGGAGACCAATGGGGGCATCTCCTGTACCTGTGGTTTAGGCTACAGTGGAGACTCCTGCCAAAACCAGCTCACCAAGACTATGCAAGGCCCACTCATCTATGGGGCCATTGGCCTCTGTGCTGCAATTGTTGTTATCAGTGTCCTCGCTGCGGTGGTTAAGAGGAAGACTGCAAACACAAG GAGAGCCAACCCTGTGGCAAAGCAGACTAGTATGATTGAGCTGGAGAAGGGTGAAGGTTGTGAAGGAGCTTCACCTAACAGTGACTTTGCAGAG GAAGTGGTGTCTGTGGATTAA